The following proteins come from a genomic window of Triticum aestivum cultivar Chinese Spring chromosome 6A, IWGSC CS RefSeq v2.1, whole genome shotgun sequence:
- the LOC123128839 gene encoding RHOMBOID-like protein 12, mitochondrial: MAALQLQGRRLLLLQPLPLLARQALRRAVPPPIPRCRFLGSSSPPAAPASPSPPAPGPRSPSGSLLPTSAAAVVPAARGAGSPGLEISAPQRGRATSGWPLPSSALLHAVAPWALWTSAAADDMVGALIGANLSVFMLWRVLAYPRFITDPHMVWLDMYFGGRLHTLLTTASSNVDPMFMRKHFMTSLDNFTSGRLHTMLTSSFSHMNLKHLFNNMVGLYFFGSSIARTFGPGFLFQLYVTGALTGSVFYLAEKIFLAPRKEVFGGWKTPCLGASAAVNAIILLEIFLHPTKLLYLHLFIPVPAALVGVGLIGADLWRVKKGGSRVSGSSHLGGALVAAVAFAKIKGWI, encoded by the exons ATGGCGGCCCTGCAGCTGCAGGGGAGAAGGCTCCTCCTtttgcagcccctccccctcctcgcGCGGCAAGCCCTCCGCCGTGCCGTCCCGCCGCCCATCCCCCGCTGCCGCTTCCTCGGCTCCTCCTCCCCGCCCGCGGCaccggcctccccctccccgcccgcACCCGGCCCCCGCTCCCCGTCCGGCTCGCTCCTGCCGACGAGCGCCGCGGCCGTCGTGCCGGCCGCGCGCGGCGCTGGGTCCCCCGGCCTCGAGATCTCCGCTCCGCAGCGAGGCCGGGCCACCTCGGGCTGGCCCCTTCCGTCGTCGGCATTGCTCCACGCCGTGGCGCCCTG GGCGCTCTGGACATCGGCCGCGGCTGATGACATGGTGGGCGCGCTCATCGGCGCCAACTTGTCCGTCTTCATGCTCTGGCGCGTGCTCGCCTATCCCAGGTTCATCACGGATCCTCACATG GTTTGGCTGGACATGTACTTCGGCGGGCGGCTGCACACGCTGCTCACGACCGCCTCCAGCAACGTGGATCCCATGTTCATGAGGAAACATTTCATG ACCTCGCTGGACAATTTCACGAGTGGACGTTTGCACACGATGCTCACCAGTTCTTTCAGCCACATGAACCTTAagcacctcttcaacaacatggTCGGCCTCTACTTCTTCGGCTCGAGC ATTGCCCGCACGTTTGGTCCTGGTTTTCTTTTCCAACTGTACGTTACTGGAGCACTTACTGGGTCTGTATTCTACCTGGCAGAAAAGATTTTTCTAGCTCCACGAAAAGAG GTTTTTGGAGGATGGAAAACTCCCTGTCTT GGTGCAAGTGCTGCAGTTAATGCAATTATTCTTCTTGAGATATTTCTGCATCCGACGAAGCTACTATACTTGCACCTTTTCATTCCGGTTCCAGCTGCATTAGTG GGAGTTGGTTTGATTGGTGCTGATTTGTGGAGGGTCAA